From the Amycolatopsis thermoflava N1165 genome, one window contains:
- a CDS encoding DUF3427 domain-containing protein, whose product MEPLADGVYEAVRTHRLDRALEAARGRFTPEFNAVDDADAPEVIARHVAEAVRRVIADEPDGGRRVELANRVLSQLAAEDDRLTDALQQLIALSEVTGTGARKHIRPVTPLSQAALLTNAREEPSLSAELRAELASADRVDLLCAFIRWPGLRLLEDVLLDLRDRGVPFRVLTTTYVGATERPAIDRLVRRFGADVRVSYETQSTRLHAKAWLFRRNSGYDTAFVGSSNLSRSALVEGLEWNVRLSGVATPELLRKFEATFDTYWESSAFVPYDPDTDADRFDDALRQAGRRTSAPATISLAGLEVRPLPHQQEILEALESERQVHDRHRNLVVAATGTGKTVIAALDYRQLRADGDLTLLFVAHRKEILQQALRVYRETLIDETFGEAYVGGARPERWRHVFASIQGLHAHGIEKLPPEHFDVVVVDEFHHAEAATYQRLLNHLRPKELLGLTATPERSTGGDVREMFGGRTAFELPLWEALSADLLIPFHYFGVADGTDLAGVEWKRGRYDVTGLERVYTGNDARAVKVLKELRDKVTDVGTMRALGFCVSIAHAEYMARVFRKAGINALAVSGNSSPGDRERAIAALRAREVNALFAVDLFNEGLDIPEVDTVLFLRPTDSATVFLQQLGRGLRRAPGKAVLTVLDFIGQHRKEFRFDTRYRALTGASRRGLQRQIEQGFPFLPAGSQVVLDRVAQQIVLDNVRTQLRFTRAQLAADVRSHGDLPLAAYLDAADRELVDVYRGGGSWTGLRRDAGLPVPPAGPDEGGLLRRMAAFTHVDDPERAEVYRHLVAVDGPAYEELTERHQRLARMLLFTLWPKRRDFPSYRAGLEHLRRHPAVCAEIAELVTLGLDRARHVPASLGEGLQHVPLAGHSRYRREEILAALGYATLQRVPGNHVSGVAWCEDTRTDALLINLRKSEKDFSPTTMYRDYAISPELFHWESQNATSLDSPTGRRYLQHRAQGSHVVLFVRETKTDDLGAAPFVCLGPASYVEHRGERPIAITWRLHRPMPADAFSVASVAG is encoded by the coding sequence ATGGAGCCGCTGGCCGACGGAGTGTACGAAGCTGTCCGGACGCACCGCCTGGACCGGGCACTCGAAGCCGCGCGGGGGCGCTTCACCCCGGAGTTCAACGCCGTCGACGATGCGGATGCGCCGGAGGTGATCGCGCGTCACGTGGCCGAGGCCGTGCGCCGGGTGATCGCCGACGAGCCCGACGGCGGCCGGCGGGTGGAGCTGGCCAACCGGGTGCTGAGCCAGCTGGCCGCCGAGGACGACCGGTTGACCGACGCCTTGCAGCAGCTCATCGCGTTGAGCGAAGTCACAGGCACCGGCGCGCGTAAGCACATCCGGCCGGTCACGCCGCTCTCCCAGGCCGCGTTGCTCACCAACGCCAGGGAGGAGCCGAGCCTGTCCGCCGAGCTGCGCGCCGAGCTGGCCAGCGCAGACCGGGTCGACCTGCTCTGCGCGTTCATCCGCTGGCCGGGGCTGCGGCTGCTGGAGGATGTCCTGCTCGATCTGCGCGACCGCGGCGTGCCCTTCCGCGTGCTGACCACGACGTATGTGGGTGCGACCGAGCGGCCCGCGATCGACCGGCTGGTGCGGCGGTTCGGCGCCGACGTCCGGGTCAGCTACGAGACCCAGTCGACCCGGCTGCACGCCAAGGCGTGGTTGTTCCGCCGGAACTCCGGCTACGACACCGCGTTCGTCGGCAGCTCGAATCTCTCCCGCTCCGCGCTGGTGGAGGGCCTCGAGTGGAACGTCCGCCTCTCCGGCGTCGCCACCCCCGAACTGCTGCGGAAGTTCGAGGCCACCTTCGACACCTACTGGGAGTCCAGCGCCTTCGTCCCGTACGACCCGGACACCGACGCGGACCGCTTCGACGACGCCCTCCGGCAGGCCGGGCGCCGCACCAGTGCGCCGGCCACGATCAGCCTGGCCGGGCTGGAGGTCCGGCCGCTGCCGCACCAGCAGGAGATCCTCGAAGCGCTCGAGTCCGAGCGCCAGGTCCACGACCGGCACCGCAACCTCGTGGTGGCCGCGACCGGCACCGGCAAGACGGTGATCGCCGCCCTCGACTACCGGCAACTGCGGGCCGACGGCGACCTCACCCTGCTCTTCGTCGCGCACCGCAAGGAGATCCTGCAGCAGGCGCTCCGTGTCTATCGCGAAACGCTGATCGACGAAACGTTCGGCGAGGCTTACGTCGGCGGCGCGCGGCCGGAGCGGTGGCGGCACGTGTTCGCCAGCATCCAGGGTCTGCACGCGCACGGCATCGAGAAGCTGCCCCCGGAACACTTCGACGTCGTGGTGGTCGACGAGTTCCACCACGCCGAGGCGGCGACCTACCAACGGCTGCTCAACCACCTGCGCCCCAAGGAACTCCTGGGGCTCACCGCCACTCCGGAACGCAGCACCGGTGGCGACGTGCGGGAGATGTTCGGCGGCCGGACGGCGTTCGAGCTGCCGCTGTGGGAGGCCCTGTCCGCGGACCTGCTGATCCCCTTCCACTACTTCGGCGTCGCCGACGGGACCGACCTCGCCGGCGTGGAGTGGAAGCGCGGCCGGTACGACGTCACGGGTTTGGAGCGCGTCTACACCGGCAACGACGCCCGCGCGGTGAAGGTGCTGAAGGAACTGCGGGACAAGGTGACCGACGTGGGCACCATGCGTGCCCTGGGGTTCTGCGTGAGCATCGCGCACGCCGAGTACATGGCGCGGGTGTTCCGGAAGGCCGGGATCAACGCGTTGGCGGTGTCCGGGAACAGCTCGCCGGGCGACCGCGAGCGCGCCATCGCCGCGCTCCGGGCACGGGAGGTCAACGCGTTGTTCGCGGTAGACCTGTTCAACGAGGGCCTGGACATCCCCGAGGTCGACACCGTGCTGTTCCTGCGGCCCACCGACAGCGCGACGGTGTTCCTGCAGCAGCTGGGCCGCGGTTTGCGACGCGCACCGGGTAAGGCCGTGCTCACGGTGCTGGACTTCATCGGCCAGCACCGCAAGGAGTTCCGGTTCGACACGCGCTACCGGGCGCTGACCGGGGCGAGCCGGCGCGGGCTGCAGCGGCAGATCGAGCAGGGCTTTCCGTTCCTGCCCGCCGGCTCCCAGGTGGTGCTGGACCGCGTCGCGCAGCAGATCGTGCTCGACAACGTCCGCACGCAGCTGCGCTTCACCCGCGCCCAGCTGGCGGCCGACGTGCGTTCGCACGGCGATCTTCCGCTGGCCGCGTACCTGGACGCCGCCGACCGCGAACTGGTTGACGTCTACCGCGGCGGCGGTTCGTGGACCGGGTTGCGGCGGGACGCCGGGCTGCCGGTTCCGCCCGCCGGGCCGGACGAAGGCGGACTGCTGCGGCGGATGGCCGCGTTCACGCACGTCGACGACCCGGAGCGGGCCGAGGTGTACCGGCATCTGGTCGCCGTCGACGGGCCGGCCTACGAGGAACTCACCGAACGGCACCAGCGGCTGGCCCGCATGCTGCTGTTCACGCTGTGGCCCAAGCGGCGCGATTTCCCGTCCTACCGCGCGGGTCTTGAGCACCTGCGCCGGCATCCGGCCGTGTGCGCGGAGATCGCCGAGCTGGTCACCCTCGGGCTGGACCGCGCCCGGCACGTCCCGGCCTCGCTCGGCGAGGGCCTGCAGCACGTTCCCCTGGCCGGTCACAGCCGGTACCGGCGGGAAGAGATCCTCGCCGCGCTGGGCTACGCGACCCTGCAGCGGGTGCCGGGCAACCACGTGTCCGGCGTCGCGTGGTGCGAGGACACCAGGACCGACGCGCTGCTGATCAACCTGCGCAAGAGCGAGAAGGACTTCTCCCCGACCACGATGTACCGCGACTACGCGATCAGCCCCGAGTTGTTCCACTGGGAGTCGCAGAACGCGACCTCGCTGGACTCCCCCACCGGCCGGCGCTACCTCCAGCACCGCGCGCAGGGCAGTCACGTGGTGCTCTTCGTGCGCGAGACGAAGACCGACGACCTCGGGGCGGCGCCGTTCGTCTGCCTCGGTCCCGCGTCGTACGTGGAGCACCGCGGCGAGCGGCCGATCGCGATCACCTGGCGGCTGCACCGGCCGATGCCCGCGGACGCGTTTTCGGTGGCGAGCGTCGCCGGGTGA
- a CDS encoding helix-turn-helix domain-containing protein yields the protein MTPTGRLRLARWVVEQGRRSLRRAAERFHVSHTTVARWVCVCREHGPAGLVDRSSRPHHSHGQTPPEVEAQVVALRTEPRVGPLRVATRVPVAASTAYQVRYRHGLPLLAACDWATGEPIRRCQRDRPGELGRPASRANQVRARGGTYVFLHPALSPNGAEGKQSGTIRHCPENGARRRKQWNPEIVEWCKAFAAG from the coding sequence TTGACCCCCACCGGCCGACTGCGGCTGGCCCGGTGGGTCGTGGAGCAGGGGCGGCGGTCGCTTCGTCGGGCGGCGGAGCGGTTCCACGTCAGTCACACCACCGTCGCCCGCTGGGTGTGTGTTTGTCGCGAGCATGGCCCGGCGGGCCTGGTCGATCGGTCCAGCCGCCCGCACCACAGCCACGGGCAGACCCCGCCAGAGGTGGAAGCGCAGGTGGTGGCGCTGCGCACCGAACCCCGGGTCGGGCCGTTGCGGGTCGCCACCCGCGTCCCGGTGGCCGCTTCCACGGCGTACCAGGTCCGGTACCGTCACGGCCTGCCGCTGCTGGCCGCATGTGATTGGGCCACCGGCGAGCCGATCCGCCGCTGTCAACGCGACCGCCCAGGCGAGCTGGGCCGTCCCGCAAGTCGCGCGAATCAGGTACGCGCCCGCGGCGGCACCTACGTGTTCCTGCACCCCGCGCTCTCACCAAACGGTGCCGAAGGAAAGCAATCCGGCACGATCCGGCACTGTCCCGAAAATGGCGCCCGGCGGCGAAAACAATGGAATCCGGAAATCGTGGAATGGTGCAAAGCATTCGCGGCGGGGTGA
- a CDS encoding transglycosylase SLT domain-containing protein, with amino-acid sequence MAGSASPLAMASTGGEAVPPAPVAGAAPVADATPVLPVLGPPSTWIVTTPAPVLDIPAAPETAPTETVAAETPAAAPAPAPEVFDTTGDELAGWINEAIRVMRAQGVPVDGGDVRAIRTIIDKESSGDPQAVNRWDSNWRAGHPSKGLMQCIDSTFNAHKLPGYDDIFNPVHNIIAGVRYTISRYGGFDGHPGLKSMLKGSGYRGY; translated from the coding sequence ATGGCCGGCTCCGCCAGCCCGCTCGCCATGGCGAGCACCGGTGGCGAAGCCGTTCCCCCGGCGCCCGTCGCCGGCGCTGCCCCGGTCGCCGACGCAACCCCGGTCCTCCCGGTCCTCGGGCCGCCGTCGACGTGGATCGTCACCACGCCGGCGCCGGTCCTGGACATCCCCGCCGCCCCCGAGACCGCCCCCACGGAGACCGTCGCCGCGGAAACCCCCGCCGCGGCGCCGGCTCCGGCCCCGGAGGTCTTCGACACCACCGGTGACGAGCTCGCCGGCTGGATCAACGAGGCCATCCGGGTCATGCGGGCGCAGGGTGTGCCGGTCGACGGCGGTGACGTGCGGGCGATCCGCACGATCATCGACAAGGAGTCGAGCGGCGACCCGCAGGCCGTCAACCGCTGGGACAGCAACTGGCGCGCAGGTCACCCCTCCAAGGGGCTGATGCAGTGCATCGACTCGACCTTCAACGCGCACAAGCTGCCCGGCTACGACGACATCTTCAACCCGGTGCACAACATCATCGCCGGGGTGCGCTACACCATCAGCCGCTACGGCGGTTTCGACGGTCACCCCGGGCTGAAGTCGATGCTCAAGGGCAGCGGCTACCGCGGTTACTGA
- the atzF gene encoding allophanate hydrolase — MTPLVALKAARDVDQPAFISLLDEDRVQSTSDGPLAGIPFAVKDNIDIAGVPTTGGCPARDTPATETAFAVQRLLDRGAVPIGKTNLDQFATGLVGTRSPYGACHSVFSPAHVSGGSSSGSAVAVALGVVPFALGTDTAGSGRVPAAFNGLVGVKPTRGLVSTRGLLPACPSLDCITTLTRTVAEARPVLDALVAFDEADPWSRPAPALLPPGVARRMRVIAVPDGPLDLDPEHEAAWQDALAHAARVGHVVRVDVTPFLAAARLLYEAAFVAERLAAFGHLLDGPGVDPTVRSIVRGADRYSGADTFAGLHELARLRRLAERAFTGADALLLPVTPGHPTLAEVAADPVGVNTRLGTFTNMANLLDLCAVAVPAGSRADGLPFGVQLLAPAFADGPLLDLAARWTGETVTPPATRTLLAVAGAHLSGQPANVDLVRLGGVLHSRARTGPGHRMYTVDGPFPRPGLLHTGDGPAGGIELEVWDLPEVAIGALLPTIAPPLHLGPLTLDDGSTVLGFVADTSCADPARDITAYGGWRAYLSS, encoded by the coding sequence ATGACTCCGCTGGTCGCGCTGAAGGCGGCGCGGGACGTGGACCAGCCGGCGTTCATCTCGCTGCTGGACGAGGACCGGGTTCAGTCCACCTCGGATGGTCCGCTGGCCGGAATCCCGTTCGCGGTCAAGGACAACATCGACATCGCCGGGGTGCCGACCACCGGCGGGTGCCCGGCGCGGGACACCCCGGCGACCGAGACCGCGTTCGCCGTGCAGCGGTTGCTGGACCGCGGCGCGGTGCCAATCGGCAAGACCAACCTGGACCAGTTCGCCACCGGCCTGGTCGGCACCCGCTCCCCCTACGGCGCGTGCCACAGCGTCTTCTCGCCGGCGCATGTCAGCGGCGGGAGCAGCTCGGGCAGCGCGGTGGCGGTCGCGCTCGGTGTGGTGCCGTTCGCCCTGGGCACGGACACCGCGGGCAGCGGCCGGGTCCCCGCGGCGTTCAACGGCCTGGTCGGCGTGAAGCCGACCCGCGGACTGGTGTCCACGCGCGGGTTGCTGCCGGCGTGCCCGTCGCTGGACTGCATCACCACCCTGACCAGGACGGTCGCCGAGGCGCGGCCGGTGCTGGACGCGCTGGTGGCGTTCGACGAGGCCGATCCGTGGTCGCGGCCGGCGCCCGCGCTGCTGCCGCCGGGCGTCGCGCGCCGGATGCGGGTGATCGCGGTGCCGGACGGCCCGCTCGACCTGGACCCGGAGCACGAAGCGGCGTGGCAGGACGCGCTCGCCCACGCGGCGCGGGTCGGGCACGTGGTGCGGGTGGACGTCACGCCGTTCCTGGCGGCCGCGCGGCTGCTCTACGAGGCGGCGTTCGTGGCCGAGCGGCTGGCGGCGTTCGGGCACCTGCTCGACGGGCCGGGCGTGGACCCGACGGTGCGGAGCATCGTGCGCGGCGCGGACCGGTACTCGGGCGCGGACACCTTCGCGGGCCTGCACGAGCTGGCCCGGTTGCGTCGGCTCGCGGAGCGGGCCTTCACCGGCGCGGACGCGCTGCTGCTGCCGGTGACGCCGGGGCACCCGACGCTGGCGGAGGTCGCGGCCGATCCGGTCGGGGTCAACACGCGGCTGGGCACGTTCACGAACATGGCGAACCTGCTCGACCTGTGCGCGGTCGCCGTGCCTGCCGGGTCACGGGCCGACGGGCTGCCGTTCGGGGTGCAGCTGCTCGCGCCGGCGTTCGCGGACGGGCCGCTGCTGGACCTGGCGGCGCGCTGGACCGGTGAGACGGTCACACCGCCCGCGACCCGGACGCTGCTGGCCGTCGCGGGCGCGCACCTGTCCGGTCAGCCGGCGAACGTCGACCTGGTGCGGCTGGGCGGGGTGCTGCACAGCCGGGCCCGCACCGGACCCGGCCACCGAATGTACACAGTGGACGGCCCGTTTCCGCGGCCGGGGCTGCTCCACACGGGAGACGGCCCGGCGGGCGGGATCGAGCTGGAGGTGTGGGACCTGCCGGAGGTGGCGATCGGCGCGCTGCTGCCGACGATCGCGCCGCCCCTGCACCTGGGCCCGTTGACGCTCGACGACGGGTCCACTGTGCTCGGTTTCGTGGCCGACACCTCGTGCGCGGACCCTGCCAGGGACATCACCGCGTACGGCGGCTGGCGGGCGTACCTGTCGAGCTGA
- a CDS encoding 5-oxoprolinase/urea amidolyase family protein: MVTVEVLKPGTQTTVQDLTGRGGMWDVGVPPSGAWDDLSFALANAAVGNPPDAAGLEAVVTGPVLRFDRRTTVCLAGAAHRATVDGRPLRPGIVTPVAAGSVLDVGPCDGPGMRAYLAVAGGIRVPEVFGSRATFLLGGFGGLDGRALAAGDQLTVGRTENLTAPLDVAPVLPHIGTEWTVRVLAGPHGAPEYLTEEGAYSLLETLWTVDHRADRTGVRLTGPPPKWSRRDGGEAGLHPSNIHDSAYPVGGIMLSGDTPVVVGPDGPSLGGFVVPFTVIRADRWMLAQARPGDPVRLALVSPAEAEVINAERAALLADPRAAVAAEFAGTPAPAPVLPAPRPELLREHGFLRERADPAVVLRRAGDHHLLVEAGPAVLDLHVRVWVHLLAEALRATATDGVTEIVEGVRSLLVQVDPGRLPLERLAGLLDELAGAVPDPAGVTLDVREVTLPIAFDHPAAHEAMARYTRSVRPDAPWCPDNVEFIRRINDLPARDDVFRILREATYLVIGLGDVYLGAPVALPIDPRHRLVTTKYNPARTWTPQNAVGIGGAYLCVYGMEGPGGYQLVGRTVPVWRHVPGSDEPPWLLRQFDRLRFTPVSAEELADLRADVKAGRSGLDTRPARFSLSEVDELESRHREEIALFRKRRQAAFDAERERWAR, from the coding sequence GTGGTGACCGTGGAAGTGCTGAAGCCAGGCACTCAGACGACGGTGCAGGACCTGACCGGCCGCGGCGGCATGTGGGACGTCGGGGTGCCGCCCTCGGGCGCGTGGGACGACCTGTCCTTCGCGCTGGCCAACGCCGCGGTGGGCAACCCGCCGGACGCGGCCGGCCTGGAGGCGGTGGTCACCGGGCCGGTGCTGCGCTTCGACCGGCGCACCACGGTGTGCCTGGCCGGCGCGGCGCACCGGGCCACCGTGGACGGCCGTCCGCTGCGCCCGGGGATCGTCACGCCGGTGGCGGCGGGGTCGGTGCTCGACGTCGGCCCGTGCGACGGACCCGGGATGCGCGCGTACCTGGCGGTCGCGGGTGGGATCCGCGTCCCCGAGGTGTTCGGCAGCCGCGCAACGTTCCTGCTCGGCGGGTTCGGCGGCCTCGACGGGCGGGCGCTCGCCGCCGGGGACCAGCTGACCGTCGGCCGCACCGAGAACCTCACCGCGCCGCTGGACGTGGCGCCGGTCCTGCCCCACATCGGGACCGAGTGGACGGTCCGGGTGCTGGCCGGACCGCACGGCGCTCCCGAGTACCTCACCGAAGAGGGCGCGTATTCGCTGCTGGAGACACTGTGGACGGTCGACCACCGCGCCGACCGCACGGGGGTGCGGCTGACCGGTCCCCCGCCGAAGTGGTCGCGGCGCGACGGCGGTGAGGCGGGCCTGCACCCGTCGAACATCCACGACAGCGCCTACCCGGTGGGCGGGATCATGCTGTCCGGCGACACGCCGGTCGTGGTCGGCCCGGACGGGCCGAGCCTCGGCGGGTTCGTGGTGCCGTTCACCGTGATCCGCGCGGACCGGTGGATGCTCGCGCAGGCCCGGCCGGGCGACCCGGTGCGGCTCGCCTTGGTGTCCCCGGCGGAAGCCGAGGTCATCAACGCGGAGCGGGCCGCACTGCTGGCCGATCCGCGGGCGGCCGTCGCGGCCGAGTTCGCCGGCACGCCCGCTCCGGCGCCGGTGTTGCCCGCGCCGCGACCGGAACTGTTGCGGGAGCACGGTTTTCTGCGGGAGCGGGCGGACCCGGCGGTGGTGCTGCGCCGGGCCGGTGACCACCACCTGCTCGTCGAGGCCGGGCCCGCCGTGCTGGACCTGCACGTGCGGGTGTGGGTGCACCTGCTCGCCGAGGCGCTGCGGGCGACGGCGACGGACGGGGTCACCGAGATCGTGGAGGGCGTGCGCTCGCTGTTGGTCCAGGTGGATCCGGGCCGGCTGCCGCTGGAACGGCTGGCCGGGCTGCTCGACGAGCTGGCCGGTGCGGTGCCCGATCCGGCTGGGGTGACGCTCGACGTGCGGGAGGTGACGCTGCCGATCGCGTTCGACCACCCGGCCGCACACGAGGCGATGGCGCGCTACACGCGTTCGGTGCGGCCGGACGCGCCGTGGTGCCCGGACAACGTCGAGTTCATCCGGCGCATCAACGACCTGCCCGCACGGGACGACGTGTTCCGGATCCTGCGTGAGGCCACGTACCTGGTGATCGGACTGGGCGACGTGTACCTGGGCGCCCCGGTGGCGTTGCCGATCGATCCGCGGCACCGGCTGGTGACCACGAAGTACAACCCGGCGCGGACGTGGACGCCGCAGAACGCCGTCGGCATCGGCGGGGCGTACCTGTGCGTGTACGGGATGGAAGGCCCTGGTGGCTACCAGCTGGTCGGGCGGACGGTCCCGGTGTGGCGGCACGTGCCGGGTTCGGACGAGCCGCCGTGGTTGCTGCGCCAGTTCGACCGCTTGCGGTTCACGCCGGTCAGCGCCGAGGAGCTGGCCGATCTGCGGGCGGACGTCAAGGCCGGGCGATCCGGGTTGGACACCAGACCGGCACGGTTCTCGTTGTCCGAAGTGGACGAGCTGGAGTCGAGGCACCGCGAGGAGATCGCGTTGTTCCGCAAACGCAGGCAGGCGGCGTTCGACGCCGAACGGGAGAGGTGGGCTCGATGA
- a CDS encoding urea amidolyase associated protein UAAP2 → MTGTITEAALDTTVADGDGFLGTIPAGGTFRIVDLHGNQAVDTLFYDAADLDNRYSAMDTVREQGSAYLTAGSRLLSVNLDVLATITEDTCGRHDTLGGACAQESNVVRYGEHTRHQHACRETFLRYGAQVGIGARQLGHNINFFMNVPLTAEGGLTFEDGLSAPGKYVEVRAERDLYVLISNCPQLNNPCNGWNPTPVRLLGWW, encoded by the coding sequence ATGACCGGCACGATCACCGAGGCCGCCCTCGACACGACCGTCGCCGACGGTGACGGCTTCCTCGGCACCATTCCGGCAGGCGGCACGTTCCGCATCGTCGACCTGCACGGCAACCAGGCCGTGGACACGCTGTTCTACGACGCCGCCGACCTCGACAACCGCTACAGCGCGATGGACACCGTGCGGGAGCAGGGCAGCGCCTACCTCACCGCCGGGTCGCGTCTGCTGTCGGTGAACCTGGACGTACTGGCCACGATCACCGAGGACACGTGCGGCCGCCACGACACCCTGGGCGGGGCGTGTGCGCAGGAGTCCAATGTGGTCCGTTACGGCGAGCACACCCGCCACCAGCACGCCTGCCGGGAGACGTTCCTGCGCTACGGCGCGCAGGTGGGCATCGGCGCGCGGCAGCTCGGGCACAACATCAACTTCTTCATGAACGTGCCGCTGACCGCCGAAGGCGGGCTGACGTTCGAAGACGGCCTGTCCGCGCCGGGCAAGTACGTCGAGGTGCGCGCCGAACGCGACCTGTACGTGCTGATCAGCAACTGCCCGCAGCTGAACAACCCGTGCAACGGCTGGAACCCCACGCCGGTGCGGCTGCTGGGCTGGTGGTGA
- a CDS encoding urea amidolyase associated protein UAAP1 codes for MSEVLLSHEIPGGAAWSVLVRGGRELKLTATGEGANCSTLLFAAHHPVDRLNVPDTLKAQMSARIHAPMVLMSDRGTALCSVTGSSLDWHDALSGHSVDVAKYGPSSYSADRNAWRRSARDGFLSELRKHGRGPADLHACVNFFSKVAISGDGLLTFAPGHASAGDWVTLRAEMDVLVVLSTSPHPLDPQWNPGGVLAEVRPAPEPGEDDPSWTFRDESARALRAARGVLA; via the coding sequence GTGAGCGAGGTCCTGCTGTCCCACGAGATCCCCGGCGGCGCCGCGTGGTCGGTCCTGGTCCGCGGCGGCCGGGAGCTGAAACTGACCGCCACCGGCGAGGGGGCGAACTGCTCGACGCTGCTGTTCGCCGCGCACCACCCGGTCGACCGGCTCAACGTTCCGGACACGTTGAAAGCCCAGATGAGCGCCCGCATCCACGCGCCGATGGTGCTGATGTCCGACCGTGGCACCGCGTTGTGCTCGGTCACCGGGTCGTCCCTGGACTGGCACGACGCGCTGAGCGGCCATTCCGTCGACGTGGCGAAGTACGGCCCGTCGTCCTATTCGGCCGACCGCAACGCGTGGCGCCGGTCCGCTCGCGACGGCTTCCTGAGCGAGCTGCGCAAGCACGGCCGCGGGCCGGCGGACCTGCACGCGTGCGTCAACTTCTTCAGCAAGGTCGCGATCTCCGGCGACGGCCTGCTGACCTTCGCGCCCGGCCACGCGTCGGCCGGTGACTGGGTGACCCTGCGGGCGGAGATGGACGTGCTGGTCGTCCTGTCCACGTCGCCGCACCCGCTCGATCCACAGTGGAACCCCGGCGGCGTGCTGGCCGAGGTCCGGCCCGCGCCCGAACCCGGCGAGGACGATCCGTCGTGGACGTTCCGCGACGAAAGCGCCCGCGCCCTGCGAGCCGCCCGGGGGGTGCTGGCATGA
- a CDS encoding amino acid permease has product MSVTHPPTTPDADAGDLSGFGYGQQLKRKIGSYGSFAAGFSFVSILTTVFQLFFFGFSFAGPAFFWTWPIVLAGQLLVALCFAELAARYPISGVIYQWSSRLGGRLWGWTAGWLMIVAQTVTLAGAAIALQVVLPPVWSGFQLIPGDSALTSPTGAANAVLLGVLLLAVTTAINAIGVRLMSVVNSVGVTCELVGVALLCVALFSRAERGPGVVLQTQGVEGHSYLWAFAVSGLMAAYVLVGFDSAGELSEETHNPRRTTPRTILRAVLISGLGGALMLLATLMAAGSVTDGSLGDPALGLPGVLMSRLGDTLGRVFLVDVAIAVTVCTLAIQTAATRMVFSMARDRVLPFADGLAKVNPRTGTPVRASVVVAVVAAAVLLINIGNPALFTTVASVCIMLLYLAYLMVTLPLLVRRLRGELPAAPGHFGLGRWGVVVNVLAVVWGAAMAVNLGWPRAEVFDPEGGHPYLQWFAPLFLAGALLVGALAYFVQARRPALAPVLEGAA; this is encoded by the coding sequence ATGTCCGTCACGCATCCCCCAACCACGCCAGACGCCGACGCCGGGGACCTCTCCGGCTTCGGCTACGGCCAGCAGCTGAAACGCAAGATCGGGTCCTACGGGTCGTTCGCCGCGGGGTTCTCCTTCGTCTCCATCCTCACGACCGTCTTCCAGCTGTTCTTCTTCGGCTTCTCCTTCGCCGGCCCGGCGTTCTTCTGGACCTGGCCGATCGTGCTGGCGGGGCAGCTGCTCGTCGCGCTGTGTTTCGCCGAGCTGGCGGCCCGCTACCCGATCTCGGGCGTCATCTACCAGTGGTCGAGCCGCCTCGGCGGGCGGTTGTGGGGCTGGACCGCGGGCTGGCTGATGATCGTCGCGCAGACGGTCACCCTCGCCGGCGCCGCGATCGCCCTGCAGGTCGTGCTGCCGCCGGTCTGGTCTGGCTTCCAGCTGATCCCCGGCGACTCCGCGCTGACCTCCCCCACCGGCGCGGCCAACGCGGTCCTGCTGGGCGTGCTGCTGCTGGCCGTCACCACGGCGATCAACGCGATCGGCGTCCGCCTGATGTCGGTCGTCAACAGCGTGGGCGTCACCTGCGAACTGGTGGGCGTCGCGCTGTTGTGCGTCGCGTTGTTCTCCCGCGCCGAGCGCGGCCCCGGTGTGGTGCTGCAGACGCAGGGCGTCGAGGGCCACAGCTACCTGTGGGCGTTCGCGGTGTCCGGGTTGATGGCCGCCTACGTGCTGGTCGGCTTCGACAGCGCGGGCGAGCTGTCCGAGGAGACGCACAACCCGCGCCGCACCACGCCGCGCACCATCCTGCGCGCGGTGCTGATCTCCGGTCTCGGCGGCGCGCTCATGCTGCTGGCCACCCTGATGGCCGCGGGCAGCGTCACCGACGGCAGCCTCGGCGACCCTGCCCTTGGCCTTCCCGGGGTGCTGATGAGCCGGCTCGGCGACACGCTCGGCCGCGTCTTCCTGGTGGACGTCGCGATCGCGGTGACGGTGTGCACGCTGGCGATCCAGACCGCCGCCACCCGCATGGTGTTCTCGATGGCCCGCGACCGCGTCCTGCCCTTCGCCGACGGCCTGGCGAAGGTCAACCCGCGCACCGGCACCCCCGTCCGCGCCTCCGTGGTGGTCGCGGTGGTCGCGGCCGCGGTGCTGCTGATCAACATCGGCAACCCGGCGCTGTTCACCACTGTCGCCAGCGTCTGCATCATGCTGCTCTACCTGGCCTACCTGATGGTGACGCTGCCGCTGCTGGTCCGCCGCCTGCGGGGTGAGCTGCCTGCCGCGCCGGGCCACTTCGGGCTCGGCCGCTGGGGTGTGGTCGTCAACGTGCTCGCGGTGGTGTGGGGCGCGGCGATGGCGGTCAACCTGGGCTGGCCGCGCGCGGAGGTGTTCGACCCCGAAGGCGGGCACCCGTACCTGCAGTGGTTCGCTCCCCTGTTCCTGGCCGGCGCCCTGCTCGTGGGCGCGCTGGCCTACTTCGTGCAGGCCCGCCGCCCCGCGCTGGCGCCGGTTCTGGAGGGTGCCGCGTGA